In Methanomicrobium antiquum, one DNA window encodes the following:
- a CDS encoding peptidylprolyl isomerase yields the protein MTGKKVKLQTNIGDITIDLYSDMPVTAGNFEKLVSEGFYDGIIFHRVINGFMVQAGCPQGTGTGGPGYNIKDEFVKGHSNVRGTIAMANTGQPDTGGSQFFINLGDNSYLDWDNTSTPYKHPVFGEVSEGMDVVDKIAMLPTDFSDKPKAEVKIIKATVI from the coding sequence CAGACAAATATCGGCGACATAACAATTGACTTATACAGCGACATGCCTGTAACAGCAGGCAACTTTGAAAAACTTGTATCAGAAGGTTTCTATGACGGAATCATATTTCACAGGGTAATAAATGGTTTTATGGTTCAGGCAGGATGTCCGCAGGGAACCGGTACAGGCGGGCCGGGCTACAATATCAAAGATGAGTTTGTAAAGGGGCACTCCAATGTCCGCGGAACAATTGCGATGGCAAACACAGGACAGCCAGACACCGGCGGAAGCCAGTTTTTCATAAACTTAGGCGACAACTCATATCTTGACTGGGATAACACATCAACTCCTTACAAACATCCGGTCTTTGGAGAGGTATCAGAAGGAATGGATGTCGTTGACAAAATCGCTATGCTTCCAACAGACTTCTCAGACAAACCAAAAGCAGAAGTAAAGATAATAAAAGCGACTGTAATCTGA